In a genomic window of Pirellulales bacterium:
- a CDS encoding helix-turn-helix transcriptional regulator, with product MNRAEKAKYETRAKVLKALAHPARLKLIDVLAEHDQVCVCDLTSVIGTDMSTVSRHLSQLKNAGIVDSEKRGQMVFYRLRVKCLKSLFGCIESVVKCHVDDQLKVLS from the coding sequence ATGAACCGAGCGGAAAAAGCCAAATACGAGACGCGGGCCAAGGTCCTCAAGGCGCTGGCCCATCCGGCCCGGTTGAAGCTGATCGATGTGCTCGCCGAGCACGATCAGGTGTGCGTTTGCGACCTCACCTCGGTGATCGGAACCGACATGTCGACCGTGTCGCGGCACCTCTCTCAACTCAAGAACGCCGGGATCGTCGACAGCGAAAAGCGGGGGCAAATGGTCTTTTACCGGTTGCGGGTCAAGTGCCTGAAGAGCTTGTTCGGCTGCATCGAGTCGGTCGTCAAGTGCCACGTCGACGACCAACTCAAGGTGCTTTCATAA
- a CDS encoding sulfite exporter TauE/SafE family protein, whose product MGEFALVLGIFLAAMLYSSVGHGGASGYLAAMALAGVAPESMRPAALALNILVASIATVRFCRRGRFSWSLFWPFAAASIPMAYLGGRLTVPGGAYKVAVGVVLLMAAARLAWNPSGERTRSLPLWLGLLCGAGIGLLSGLTGVGGGIFLSPLLVIAGWADPKHASGVSAAFIVVNSVAGLLGLFAHAVAFPAALPYWAAAAAIGGVIGSELGSKRLANPALRRVLAVVLLVAGLKMALA is encoded by the coding sequence ATGGGCGAATTTGCGTTAGTGCTTGGCATCTTCCTGGCCGCGATGTTGTATTCGTCGGTCGGGCACGGAGGAGCGTCGGGATACCTGGCGGCGATGGCGCTCGCGGGGGTCGCGCCCGAGTCGATGCGGCCGGCGGCGCTCGCGCTGAACATCCTCGTCGCGTCGATCGCCACGGTCCGCTTCTGCCGGCGGGGGCGGTTCTCGTGGTCCCTGTTCTGGCCGTTCGCGGCGGCGTCGATCCCGATGGCCTATCTCGGGGGACGGCTCACTGTTCCCGGCGGGGCGTACAAGGTTGCGGTCGGAGTCGTGTTGCTGATGGCGGCGGCACGACTGGCCTGGAACCCGAGCGGCGAACGGACGAGATCGCTGCCGCTGTGGCTGGGGCTCCTCTGCGGCGCCGGGATCGGGCTCTTGTCGGGGCTGACCGGCGTGGGCGGGGGAATCTTCTTGAGCCCGCTGCTGGTGATCGCCGGCTGGGCCGATCCGAAGCACGCCTCGGGCGTGTCAGCGGCGTTCATCGTGGTGAATTCCGTGGCGGGGCTGCTGGGGCTGTTCGCCCATGCCGTGGCGTTCCCCGCGGCGCTCCCGTACTGGGCCGCGGCGGCGGCAATCGGAGGCGTAATCGGGTCGGAATTGGGGTCCAAGCGATTGGCGAACCCCGCGCTGCGTCGCGTGCTGGCGGTCGTCCTGCTGGTCGCGGGCTTGAAGATGGCGCTGGCGTGA
- a CDS encoding Dabb family protein, producing the protein MIKHIALFNLKDEAAGRTKEDNRRQILSNLERLRREIPVNKRVEAGQQIASQPAPWAVDMAVLAEFDTIEDYNAYIEHPVHKEAAAFAASVSNHVEGITYESSV; encoded by the coding sequence ATGATCAAGCACATCGCGCTATTCAATCTCAAAGACGAAGCGGCCGGCCGGACCAAGGAAGACAACCGTCGGCAGATTCTCAGCAATCTGGAGCGTCTGCGGCGCGAGATCCCGGTGAACAAGCGGGTCGAGGCGGGCCAGCAGATCGCCTCGCAACCGGCCCCCTGGGCGGTCGACATGGCCGTGCTCGCCGAGTTCGACACGATCGAAGACTACAACGCCTACATCGAGCACCCTGTCCACAAGGAAGCAGCGGCATTCGCCGCGTCCGTGTCGAACCATGTCGAGGGGATCACGTACGAGAGTTCGGTGTAG
- a CDS encoding DJ-1/PfpI family protein: protein MKLKGKKIGVLLESDFYEHEIWYYHYRFPEEGAELHFLSRMWGQKSIEFKGHEYHAPFECHESFEGMSDEELRSYDAIIVPSGMVSDRLRYTDDVRVLPPATEFLHRAFAEESVLKGIICHGLWLVASAPELVRGRKLTCHNNLYGDAVNMGAVYTNEDVVVDGDLVTGRTGAHAHLFAAKIVELLANQPVATEAKAHLALA from the coding sequence GTGAAACTCAAAGGCAAGAAGATCGGCGTGCTGTTGGAAAGCGATTTCTATGAGCACGAAATCTGGTACTACCACTATCGGTTTCCCGAAGAGGGCGCCGAACTCCATTTCCTGTCGCGGATGTGGGGACAGAAGTCGATCGAGTTCAAGGGGCACGAGTACCACGCCCCATTCGAGTGCCACGAGTCGTTCGAGGGGATGAGCGACGAGGAACTGCGGAGCTACGACGCGATCATCGTCCCGTCGGGCATGGTCTCCGACCGGTTGCGGTACACCGACGACGTGCGGGTGCTGCCCCCCGCGACCGAGTTCCTACACCGGGCGTTCGCCGAGGAGTCGGTTCTCAAGGGGATCATCTGCCACGGGCTGTGGCTGGTCGCCTCGGCGCCGGAGTTGGTCCGCGGCCGCAAGCTCACCTGCCACAACAATCTGTACGGCGACGCAGTGAATATGGGCGCCGTCTACACGAACGAGGACGTCGTCGTCGACGGCGACCTCGTGACGGGACGCACAGGAGCCCACGCCCACCTGTTTGCAGCGAAGATTGTCGAACTTCTGGCCAATCAACCGGTCGCGACGGAAGCGAAGGCGCACTTGGCGCTCGCATGA
- a CDS encoding VOC family protein codes for MGVISMRLMLFSHLGLCCRDPQQTEEFYTKHFGFHRARVVGNGADEVVFLKMEYCPTMLELFQAQGESPAPPATGAGPEYPGVRHLAFQVDDVDALLAEIGDDAVVTQPPLDFGDFIPGWRTAWIADPDGRIVEVSQGYFDDPAGAQVLSAEATGV; via the coding sequence ATGGGAGTCATTTCCATGCGACTGATGCTGTTTTCGCACCTCGGGCTCTGCTGCCGCGATCCGCAGCAGACCGAGGAGTTTTACACGAAGCATTTCGGGTTCCACCGCGCCCGCGTCGTCGGCAACGGAGCGGACGAGGTCGTGTTTTTGAAAATGGAATACTGCCCGACGATGCTCGAGCTGTTTCAAGCCCAGGGAGAGTCGCCCGCTCCGCCGGCGACTGGCGCCGGGCCCGAGTACCCAGGGGTGCGGCACCTGGCGTTCCAAGTCGACGACGTGGACGCGCTGCTTGCGGAGATCGGCGACGACGCCGTCGTGACGCAGCCGCCGTTGGACTTCGGCGACTTCATACCCGGATGGCGAACCGCCTGGATCGCCGACCCCGACGGGCGGATCGTCGAAGTCAGCCAAGGATACTTCGACGACCCGGCCGGAGCCCAAGTCCTGTCGGCCGAGGCGACCGGGGTTTAG